The following nucleotide sequence is from Archocentrus centrarchus isolate MPI-CPG fArcCen1 chromosome 18, fArcCen1, whole genome shotgun sequence.
TGTTCCTAAATTAACTCACCGCTCTGTGAGTGTGAATCAGCATCTGATTGAGATCACCTCAAGTTTCTCATGTGACCTATTTGACCCTCAGAGACATGTCCAATGACACCTGCAACCTCCCATTGGACACGGACGTATTTGGGCTGACCTGTATTTATGGCCTCGTCTTCACTTTGGGTCTGCCCAGCAACCTGCTGTCTCTTTGGGGATTGTACCACCTGGGCCGCTCAGGTGGGGGAGGCTGTCAGCTGGTCTACATCCTCAATCTGCTGCTGTCAGACCTCCTGCAACTGCTCACCCTGCCCCTGTGGATTCTTTACCTCCAGGGTGCACACCGCTGGCCCTACAGCCAATTAACCTGTGAGCTAGTCAGCTACGTGTTTTACGTAAACGTCTATGCAAGTGTCATGTTCCTGTGTCTGATAGCTATAGACCGCTGCCTGGCTATTGTGTACCCATTCAGCAGCCGCAGGGTGCGGACAGTCAGAGTCGCAGCAGTGTCAGGTGTAGCGGTGTGGACCCTAACCTTCCTGTTCTGCCTGAGCGGGCTGCTGCCGTCTGTGTTCGACTCTGACaggctgctgtgtttggagcaGTACCCCGTCAGCCCCAGATATGCTCACTTTAAGATCACCACTGTGGTTCTAGGCTTCCTGTTGCCATGTGCCATCCTAGGGTGAGTTAATGCCAAAATCTACACTCAATGCTGTGCCTCCATAAATGATATTAGAAGTTCTATAGTTCTGATTTCATCTTTTCCAGTACACAACATTTAGAAATTAACCAGCTTAGGAGTGAGTCATTTAAGGTTAGAGGGAAGGTTGATGTTAGGTCGATATCCACCTCCTGACTGGAACTCCCAGTTGAAAAGGCCTTtaacagaaacattttaattgcCCAAATTAAAATATGAGGCATTATTTGCAAGTTTTAAGTTTCTGAAAATTTGTCTATTTAACATAAGGATGAAAGAAGACTCAACCCTAACCCCAGAGAGGTCACTGGTGACCTGGGGATGCTAGGTTAATAAATATGTGACCAAAAAAGTGAAGCAGACTATTTACCAATCTGAATACTAAAATaatacttttctttctttgtaaataGCATGTTTATCCAATAAACCTAACATTTCCATGTTCTACTGAAGGACATTTTGCATATTGGATAAACAGGCTGGTTTCTGATCTCCAAATCTGCTTCCTCCCTCAGCTACACCTCAGCCCACATCGGGGTGACACTCAGGCAGTCGCCATCCCTCTCCGCTCATGAGCGGCACAAAATCGTGGGAATTCTGGTCGTGATTACTGTCAACTTCATTGCTGTCTTTGGACCCTACCACCTGGTGGGTGGATACAGGTTTGTATCCTTGCTGCTGACCGATGAGCCATGCGGATTGGAGCATTCACTTTTCCTCGTCTATCGTCTGTGCTACGGTTTGACCAGCCTCAACACTTTGCTGGATCCCCTCTTCTACATCTTCCTGTGTCCTGATGCTCGGCTAGAGCTGCAAAGGTCCCTGCCCTGTTTGGGAAGAGGGCAAAACCCCGGCAAAAGCATAACCCTCAGTACCAGAGCCGACCCAGACACCAAGAGGGAGAGTGAAAGTAGACAGAGTAACCTTCTAGGAATGTAATTTGGACTTGACCACAAATCCTCCTGGTATTTAATCAGATCAATTGTGCCACTCAGTGGGAAGGCACGTGTTTAGTTTTTGTCCTCGCggtgaaaacatttttatgccTCGCAGTGTTTCCATCTGAAGAAATCTTTTGAATTCCTGATTTAAATACTgcttaaagacagaaaatatcTATTTGTGTGCAGATCTCAAAGTTCAAGTTTCATATTTGTCAAAATTGCACAACTACTCCATACTGTAACTACTGTGACTTTgtgaagagatttttttctacTGCTCAGTTTACAACAGTTAACTGCTTTTACTGACACTTCCATTGTCaggaattttaaaaatagaaaaggtGTGAATCACTATGGAAACACAAGCAAGACTGTAGTTATGTAACGGTAAACAGCGAGTCATACTACAAAGCCAGAatgcttttctttccttttattaacattgtaaaatgttatttttcacaGCTATAAAAGTACTGAAAGCACACGAATTAACACTAAAACAAAGGTACAATACACTGTCTCTCACAGCTGGTGTGAGCacctcatcaaaaaaaaaagcaagaggaACATGCCgcatctgaaacaaaaaaaaaatgctcgtGTAAGCACAGCTTCTGATAACATCTAGCGAGAAACACATcgtgcgttttttttttcttgcaacctaagtgaaaaacaaaacatgtttgcATCCTTTCTTTCGTtcaaatacatttacatttgaatCAAACACCCCAGTCAGAATAAGACAATTACACAGTATGGAGCAGTTTCTGCCAGTTTACCACAACACAAGTAAAAGTATTCAGGGCATACTGCACATGACTGTTTGGCAATGCTGGCTAAATTATTGCTCGCCTGTGAATTGGAGCATAAAGGAAACTGGTTTGAAGTGCTCTTTATTAGCTGAGAGCTTGACTACAATtgaacaaaagggaaaaaaaggctatacttttctatttaagaactataaactaaactgaaaaaagtcacttatttcattttttacagtgtgtcaCTATAATAAGCACAATGAAGCACTGTTACAAAGTTTTGCTGAGGCAGGGACATCTGCATATTTGTGACAAGtgtaatatgtaatatgtattgctgttttttttattttattaaaaaaaaagaaaaaaaaatattgcaacTTTGGTCAGTACAAACTGTTAAAAGTGGCTCTTTACatagctcttttctactctTCTTTGAGCACACAAAGccctttatacaacatgcctcttTCACCAAttcacatacattcatacaagcacttctttccaCAGCTAACTGCtttctttctaacattcacacacattcatactccgacggctGCATTGGAgattcagcatcttgcccaaggatactctgGCATGCAGCCAGGGACTGAACCACCATCATTCCGactagtaggtgacctgctttacctcctgagctacagtcacCCCAACACACTAAACTAGAAGATGTTAAATATAAGATCTGACAAGAAGGCTCACGTATtctttttaattacagttttgTGTTAAAATCTTTCCCATTTGGATGCTCAAAACAGCCTAAAATTCTACTAAAGGGGGTGGATGTTAATTTACTCCTCTCCTTGGAATAGGCACTAGTGACTTGATGGATGGGTGGGGAGTAAAAGATTAAATTCTAAAGTAAGACAGAAGATATGTGAGTTTCATGAGAAAATGCTGTATAATTGGTACATGATCCAGTTGAAGTTACTAAAGACATAACGGTATGTTTCAGGTCTAAGTTGAGTTACTGACACTTTCTTCCTGAGTCAGAGTTGGAATGGAATTCTTCTTTCTCATCATCATCTCAGTGTTGCCGATAGAGCTCCGAGCTGTGCTGCGGCGCCGGGAAAACTCTGCTAGatcctcagccagaacactctCCATCACTGCACCGAGAGAATGTCTGATCTTTCTGCACAGGTCAGGGCAGCTGAACACATACAGAACCGGGTTGAGGACACTGTTGAGGAAGCCGATCGTTGCTGCAACTGGGAGGGCCTGTATTATAAAGGTCTGTACAGAATGAGTGCTTGGAGCCATCACCTCAATGACTATGAATAAGTGGTACGGCGCCCAGCAGAGTACAAAACTCACCACCACAGACACTACAAGGCGAACAAAACGGAAAGGCCGACGGTTGCCTCTGCGGGCCAGTCTGGAATTTACAGTAGCATAGctgacgatgatgatgaccaAAGGGATTATGAAGGCAATAAAGAGCTTCATTAATGCCAGTCCTTCCTTGCGCTGCTTTATTATTGCTGTCTGGTTCTTTGGCTCAGGCAGGAATCGAGCGTAATCATAGTAACAGAGATTCCGGCCGTCCGGTAAATTGATGACTTTACGGAACAGAAAGAATGGGATAGTGCAGACCACAGCCATGGCCCAAATCACCCCACATATCTTCTTCACTAGGTCGATATTCCTGTAGTTTTGGGCCCAGACAGGTTTCAGCACCACTAAGCAGCGGTCCATAGAAATGGCCGCCAGCAGGAAGCCACTGACAAACAT
It contains:
- the LOC115796736 gene encoding probable G-protein coupled receptor 132, with the protein product MSNDTCNLPLDTDVFGLTCIYGLVFTLGLPSNLLSLWGLYHLGRSGGGGCQLVYILNLLLSDLLQLLTLPLWILYLQGAHRWPYSQLTCELVSYVFYVNVYASVMFLCLIAIDRCLAIVYPFSSRRVRTVRVAAVSGVAVWTLTFLFCLSGLLPSVFDSDRLLCLEQYPVSPRYAHFKITTVVLGFLLPCAILGYTSAHIGVTLRQSPSLSAHERHKIVGILVVITVNFIAVFGPYHLVGGYRFVSLLLTDEPCGLEHSLFLVYRLCYGLTSLNTLLDPLFYIFLCPDARLELQRSLPCLGRGQNPGKSITLSTRADPDTKRESESRQSNLLGM
- the LOC115796735 gene encoding prostaglandin D2 receptor 2-like, which codes for MNGNISHPVGSTSVNVFTITLHGIFSAIGIVENFLIIGVVGFRVRRTIISIWILNLAASDLLATSSLPFFTLYLALGKTWTLGTTFCRIHSSIFFLNMFVSGFLLAAISMDRCLVVLKPVWAQNYRNIDLVKKICGVIWAMAVVCTIPFFLFRKVINLPDGRNLCYYDYARFLPEPKNQTAIIKQRKEGLALMKLFIAFIIPLVIIIVSYATVNSRLARRGNRRPFRFVRLVVSVVVSFVLCWAPYHLFIVIEVMAPSTHSVQTFIIQALPVAATIGFLNSVLNPVLYVFSCPDLCRKIRHSLGAVMESVLAEDLAEFSRRRSTARSSIGNTEMMMRKKNSIPTLTQEESVSNST